A stretch of Corallococcus soli DNA encodes these proteins:
- a CDS encoding ABC transporter ATP-binding protein: MPICEVHEVTRTYGTGPTRVEALCGVSLTIEPGEFTVFQGPSGSGKTTLLNQIGCLDAPTGGELRIDGQSTRRLSSHALSRLRADKIGFIFQSFNLIPVLSAQENVELALELAWRQGSRRDAAAAMLEQVGLKELRHRRPNELSGGQQQRVAIARALVKKPLLVIADEPTANLDSVNGEQVLATMRRLNSELGITFLFSSHDPRVIAHATRVITLRDGRLVSDEAGPRAVAAVGREHAR, encoded by the coding sequence ATGCCCATCTGCGAGGTTCATGAGGTCACCAGGACATACGGCACGGGGCCGACGCGCGTGGAGGCGCTGTGCGGCGTGTCGCTCACCATCGAGCCTGGCGAGTTCACCGTGTTCCAGGGCCCGTCGGGCTCCGGCAAGACGACGCTGCTCAACCAGATTGGCTGTCTGGACGCGCCGACCGGAGGGGAGCTGCGCATCGACGGACAGAGCACGCGGCGGCTCTCCTCCCACGCCCTGTCGCGGCTGCGGGCGGACAAGATTGGCTTCATCTTCCAGTCCTTCAACCTGATTCCCGTGCTGTCGGCCCAGGAGAACGTGGAGCTCGCGCTGGAGCTGGCCTGGCGCCAGGGAAGCCGGCGCGACGCGGCCGCCGCCATGCTGGAGCAGGTCGGATTGAAGGAGCTGCGGCACCGGCGCCCCAACGAGCTGTCCGGGGGCCAGCAGCAGCGCGTGGCCATTGCCCGCGCGCTGGTGAAGAAGCCGCTGCTCGTCATCGCCGACGAGCCCACCGCCAACCTCGACTCGGTCAATGGCGAGCAGGTGCTGGCGACGATGCGGCGGCTCAACAGCGAGCTGGGCATCACCTTCCTCTTCTCCTCGCATGACCCGAGGGTCATCGCCCATGCCACCCGGGTCATCACCCTGCGCGATGGCCGCCTCGTCAGCGACGAGGCGGGCCCGCGGGCCGTCGCCGCCGTCGGCCGGGAGCACGCGCGATGA
- a CDS encoding TetR/AcrR family transcriptional regulator, protein MAGWFKYDEVTARLNAFGAPDGDPADPKQRTRARLLRAAAALFEQRGYRHTSIEDIAREAGLAKGTVYVHFKSKSELCFHVLIEEKKRLLERFQPLFREALAPAERVRRYLELILESLSVSPLTLKLLTGDRELLLFLEELPADLREQMLTQQGDGVAALLAGVGHFDALGAEERQGRVAAFQGLLYSMGHLLEARSRTGLELPQYARQLAKILVDGVGAP, encoded by the coding sequence ATGGCGGGTTGGTTCAAATACGATGAGGTGACCGCGCGGCTGAACGCCTTCGGCGCGCCCGACGGCGACCCCGCGGATCCGAAGCAGCGCACCCGCGCGAGGCTGCTGCGCGCGGCGGCCGCGCTGTTCGAACAGCGCGGCTACCGCCACACCAGCATCGAGGACATCGCGCGCGAGGCCGGACTCGCGAAGGGGACGGTCTACGTCCACTTCAAGAGCAAGTCGGAGCTGTGCTTCCACGTCCTCATCGAGGAGAAGAAGCGGCTCCTGGAGCGCTTCCAGCCGCTGTTCCGCGAAGCGCTCGCGCCGGCCGAGCGCGTGCGCCGCTACCTTGAGCTCATCCTGGAATCGCTCTCCGTGTCTCCGCTGACGCTGAAGCTGCTCACCGGGGACCGCGAGCTCCTGCTGTTCCTGGAGGAGCTGCCCGCGGACCTGCGCGAGCAGATGCTGACCCAGCAGGGGGACGGCGTGGCCGCGCTGCTCGCCGGGGTGGGCCACTTCGATGCGCTGGGCGCGGAGGAGCGGCAGGGGCGCGTCGCCGCGTTCCAGGGCCTGCTCTATTCCATGGGCCACCTGCTGGAGGCGCGGTCGCGCACCGGGCTGGAGCTGCCCCAGTACGCGCGCCAGCTCGCGAAGATCCTCGTGGATGGCGTGGGTGCGCCGTGA
- a CDS encoding ABC transporter permease, with amino-acid sequence MSTLVRLALRNLWRNPRRTALTSIAIVAGIGVFILGEGFVGGVEENILATAIQGTVGHVLVRPPDYPTQPGQHPVDVLVRLPEDARALIEAEAVAWTGRLLFAPTAVAGMDSLRVMGIGYDPEGDARVFPRDLWRVDGALPRPGAAEVAVSFRVARLLRLQPGDRMILQARTHEGALNALEVTVSGRVGTSNPALDALGVFVPRQLARELVATDLPSHVAITLRDRDDAPAFAARLQALLGAQAGVATWRQETAELLQLQAVRRKALDLVVFILLALAGFGIANTLLMAAHERVREVGTLRAMGMSEGAVARLFLVEGAVVGGLGSLLGALLGGGAVAWWAKHPLDFSATFEKQGSSLPISAWIHTRFDLTVVLAAVGMGIAVAVLASLHPARVASRRAPADAVRAA; translated from the coding sequence ATGAGCACCCTGGTCAGGCTGGCGCTGCGCAACCTCTGGCGCAACCCGCGCCGCACGGCGTTGACCTCCATCGCCATCGTCGCGGGGATTGGCGTGTTCATCCTCGGCGAGGGCTTCGTGGGAGGCGTCGAGGAGAACATCCTCGCCACCGCCATCCAGGGCACCGTGGGCCATGTCCTCGTCCGCCCCCCGGACTACCCCACCCAGCCGGGTCAGCACCCCGTGGACGTGCTGGTGCGCCTGCCGGAGGACGCTCGCGCGCTCATCGAAGCCGAAGCGGTCGCCTGGACCGGGCGGCTGCTGTTCGCGCCCACCGCCGTGGCGGGCATGGACTCCCTTCGCGTCATGGGGATTGGCTATGACCCGGAGGGCGATGCGCGGGTCTTCCCGCGCGACCTGTGGCGCGTGGACGGGGCCCTGCCGCGTCCAGGGGCCGCCGAGGTCGCCGTGAGCTTCCGCGTGGCGCGACTGCTGCGGCTCCAGCCGGGGGACCGGATGATCCTCCAGGCGCGCACCCATGAGGGCGCGCTGAACGCGCTGGAGGTCACCGTCTCCGGCCGGGTGGGCACGAGCAACCCCGCCCTGGACGCGCTGGGCGTCTTCGTCCCGCGCCAGCTCGCGCGCGAGCTGGTCGCCACCGACCTGCCCAGCCACGTCGCCATCACCCTGCGGGACCGGGACGACGCTCCGGCGTTCGCGGCACGGCTCCAGGCCCTGCTGGGCGCCCAGGCCGGGGTGGCCACCTGGCGGCAGGAGACGGCGGAGCTCCTCCAGCTCCAGGCGGTCCGCCGCAAGGCGCTGGACCTGGTGGTGTTCATCCTCCTGGCCCTGGCGGGCTTCGGCATCGCCAACACCCTGCTGATGGCGGCGCACGAGCGGGTGCGCGAAGTGGGCACGCTCCGCGCGATGGGCATGAGTGAAGGCGCCGTGGCGCGGCTGTTCCTGGTGGAGGGCGCGGTGGTGGGAGGCCTGGGCAGCCTGCTGGGCGCGCTCCTCGGCGGGGGCGCCGTCGCGTGGTGGGCGAAGCACCCGCTCGACTTCAGCGCCACCTTCGAGAAGCAGGGCTCCAGCCTCCCCATCTCCGCGTGGATCCACACCCGCTTCGACCTGACGGTGGTGCTCGCGGCCGTGGGGATGGGCATCGCCGTCGCGGTGCTCGCCTCCCTCCATCCGGCCCGGGTCGCCTCGCGCCGCGCTCCCGCGGATGCCGTGAGGGCCGCATGA
- a CDS encoding chemotaxis protein CheC, producing the protein MSPPLPSDAQLDALREVANIGCGHGANALARLVGGRVDLSVPLVRLTSAQDGPALLGGDGPAVVVRLGMTGELRGALVLLLPARDSDALESALVRGQPAAPEERESALAEAANIIASACLSAIGRLTGWRLLPTVPRLERGPVRPALAGVLGEVESGPGPVVVLGADFTATAPTALGGRMLLVLERGSAQALLTRLGL; encoded by the coding sequence GTGAGTCCGCCCCTGCCCAGCGACGCGCAGCTCGACGCCCTGCGCGAGGTGGCCAACATCGGCTGTGGCCATGGCGCCAACGCCCTGGCCCGCCTGGTGGGCGGTCGGGTGGACCTGTCCGTCCCGCTGGTGCGGCTGACCAGCGCCCAGGACGGGCCGGCCCTGCTGGGCGGGGACGGCCCCGCCGTCGTCGTGCGCCTGGGCATGACGGGCGAGCTGCGCGGCGCGCTGGTGCTGCTGCTGCCCGCGCGCGACAGTGATGCGCTGGAGTCGGCGCTGGTGCGAGGCCAGCCCGCGGCCCCCGAGGAGCGCGAGAGCGCCCTGGCGGAGGCGGCCAACATCATCGCCAGCGCGTGTCTGTCCGCCATTGGACGGCTGACCGGCTGGCGGCTGCTGCCCACGGTGCCCCGGCTGGAGCGCGGCCCGGTCCGGCCGGCGCTGGCGGGCGTGCTGGGCGAGGTGGAGTCCGGCCCCGGGCCGGTGGTGGTGCTGGGCGCGGACTTCACGGCCACGGCCCCCACGGCGCTGGGGGGGCGGATGCTGCTGGTGCTGGAGCGCGGCAGCGCCCAGGCGCTGCTCACCCGGCTGGGCCTGTAG
- a CDS encoding ABC transporter permease, translated as MQLRLAARNTLRSRTRTLLTLGMVALSVALLLVALTWIRGAFGSMLLAASALGGHVRVVDPDFEEREELMPLHEHLTDTGALTRLLRRQPGVRAVEPRITAGVTLSAGEEIGDVFARVMGAHERYFRERLGADQKLVAGTWFTGAPDELVVGARVVERLGAKVGDALVLLGTTQDGSLSSLQGRLVGVVHGGGLEQQVLAPLERVQWLVDMPDEAVELLVFTDDLHGAPDVAARLRRVPQLQGLAVRAWSEREPLKSTLASVKGVEGVVVFLFVFLTALGIWNTLMMSVLERMHEIGVLRALGLSRLGAVGLFVGEALMVSGAGGLLGIALGLGPAWMLERYGIRIGAQAVDNLALPLSETLHGELTLETVGMAFGLGWVMAVLGSILPALRAASIPPVAAMRSGR; from the coding sequence ATGCAGCTGAGGCTGGCGGCGCGCAACACCCTGCGCAGCCGCACCCGCACCCTGCTCACCCTGGGCATGGTCGCGTTGAGCGTGGCGCTGCTGCTGGTGGCGCTCACGTGGATCCGCGGCGCGTTCGGTTCAATGCTGCTCGCCGCCAGCGCCCTGGGCGGGCACGTGCGCGTCGTCGACCCGGACTTCGAGGAGCGCGAGGAGCTGATGCCGCTGCACGAGCACCTCACCGACACCGGGGCGCTCACGCGGCTGCTGCGCCGGCAGCCCGGGGTGCGCGCGGTGGAGCCCCGCATCACCGCGGGGGTCACCCTCAGCGCGGGCGAGGAGATTGGCGACGTCTTCGCCCGGGTGATGGGCGCGCACGAGCGCTACTTCCGGGAGCGGCTTGGCGCGGACCAGAAGCTGGTCGCGGGGACGTGGTTCACCGGCGCGCCGGACGAGCTCGTCGTCGGCGCCAGGGTGGTGGAGCGGCTGGGCGCGAAGGTCGGAGACGCGCTGGTGCTGCTCGGGACCACGCAGGACGGCTCCCTGTCCTCCCTCCAGGGACGGCTGGTGGGCGTGGTGCACGGGGGCGGCCTCGAACAGCAGGTGCTGGCCCCGCTGGAGAGGGTCCAGTGGCTGGTGGACATGCCGGATGAAGCGGTGGAGCTGCTGGTCTTCACCGACGACCTCCACGGCGCCCCTGACGTGGCGGCCCGGCTGCGGCGCGTGCCGCAGCTCCAGGGGCTGGCGGTGCGGGCCTGGTCCGAGCGCGAGCCGCTGAAGTCCACCCTGGCCTCGGTGAAGGGGGTGGAGGGGGTGGTGGTGTTCCTCTTCGTGTTCCTCACCGCGCTGGGCATCTGGAACACCCTGATGATGTCGGTGCTTGAACGCATGCACGAGATTGGCGTGCTGCGGGCCCTGGGCCTGTCACGCCTGGGCGCGGTGGGGCTGTTCGTCGGCGAGGCCCTGATGGTGTCCGGGGCGGGGGGGCTGCTGGGCATCGCGCTGGGCCTGGGGCCCGCATGGATGCTGGAGCGCTACGGCATCCGCATCGGGGCGCAGGCGGTGGACAACCTGGCCCTGCCCCTGTCGGAGACGCTTCACGGGGAGCTCACCCTGGAGACCGTCGGGATGGCGTTCGGGCTCGGGTGGGTGATGGCGGTGCTCGGCAGCATCCTGCCCGCGCTTCGCGCCGCGAGCATTCCACCGGTGGCGGCCATGCGTTCTGGGAGGTAG
- the larB gene encoding nickel pincer cofactor biosynthesis protein LarB, whose amino-acid sequence MDEKALRQLLGQVKTGKVTLDDAVGKLKDLPFAELGYATLDTHRNLRFGFPEVVLGEPKTVEQLLGIVGALVERKQTVLVTRLQPDKAEALLARFPKAEYHPVARIFHLRQRKVKAGRVAVVTAGTSDIPVAEEAALTAEAMGAEVRRVYDVGVAGIHRLLRRREEIQECHVAVVVAGMEGALASALGGLVGIPVVAVPTSVGYGANLKGISALLAMVNSCAANVATVNIDNGFGGGFYAALVSRTKGRS is encoded by the coding sequence ATGGACGAGAAGGCACTGCGGCAACTGCTGGGACAGGTGAAGACGGGCAAGGTCACCCTGGACGACGCGGTGGGCAAGCTCAAGGACCTGCCGTTCGCGGAGCTGGGCTACGCGACGCTCGACACGCACCGCAACCTGCGCTTCGGCTTCCCGGAGGTGGTGCTGGGCGAGCCCAAGACGGTGGAGCAATTGCTGGGCATCGTGGGCGCGCTGGTGGAGCGCAAGCAGACGGTGCTGGTGACGCGGCTGCAACCGGACAAGGCGGAGGCGCTGCTCGCGCGCTTCCCCAAGGCGGAATACCACCCGGTGGCGCGCATCTTCCACCTGCGTCAGCGCAAGGTGAAGGCGGGGCGCGTCGCGGTGGTGACGGCCGGCACCAGCGACATCCCGGTGGCGGAGGAGGCGGCGCTCACCGCGGAGGCGATGGGCGCGGAGGTGCGGCGCGTCTACGACGTGGGCGTGGCGGGCATCCACCGGCTGTTGCGCCGGCGCGAGGAGATCCAGGAGTGCCACGTCGCGGTGGTGGTGGCGGGCATGGAGGGGGCGCTCGCGAGCGCGCTGGGAGGCCTGGTCGGCATCCCGGTGGTGGCGGTGCCCACGTCGGTGGGCTACGGCGCGAACCTGAAGGGCATCTCCGCGCTGCTCGCGATGGTGAACTCGTGCGCCGCGAACGTGGCGACGGTGAACATCGACAACGGCTTTGGCGGCGGCTTCTACGCGGCCCTCGTCTCCCGCACGAAGGGACGGAGCTGA
- a CDS encoding VOC family protein — protein sequence MPAVTKHESGTVCWVDLMAWDLEKAKTFYGELFGWTFETGPQETNYYTMARSQGREVAALMPRAKDAPFPPVWNFYFSVESVDRAMARVKELGGRELLPPMDVMDSGRMAFCQDSTGVPFGLWQPNQFQGAGVINEPGSMAWHEVNTREGEKALDFYKGLFGFTAEKMPAEEMDYWVMRKDGKEVGGLMKMGASTPADLPPHCTTTFAVADTDASAATVTRLGGKVLIPPFDSPYGRISIVADPGGASFGIIKLS from the coding sequence ATGCCCGCGGTGACGAAGCACGAGTCCGGGACGGTGTGCTGGGTGGACCTGATGGCCTGGGACCTGGAGAAGGCCAAGACCTTCTATGGGGAGCTGTTCGGCTGGACGTTCGAGACGGGCCCGCAGGAGACGAACTACTACACGATGGCCCGGTCCCAGGGCCGCGAGGTGGCGGCGCTGATGCCCCGCGCAAAGGACGCTCCGTTCCCGCCGGTGTGGAACTTCTACTTCAGCGTGGAGAGCGTGGACCGCGCGATGGCCCGCGTGAAGGAGCTGGGCGGCCGGGAGCTGCTGCCCCCCATGGACGTCATGGACTCCGGGCGCATGGCCTTCTGTCAGGACTCCACCGGGGTGCCGTTCGGGCTCTGGCAGCCGAACCAGTTCCAGGGGGCCGGGGTGATCAACGAGCCCGGCTCCATGGCGTGGCACGAGGTGAACACGCGGGAGGGAGAGAAGGCGCTCGACTTCTACAAGGGCCTCTTCGGCTTCACGGCGGAGAAGATGCCGGCCGAGGAGATGGACTACTGGGTCATGAGGAAGGACGGGAAGGAGGTGGGCGGCCTGATGAAGATGGGCGCGAGCACCCCGGCCGACCTTCCGCCCCACTGCACGACCACCTTCGCCGTGGCGGACACCGACGCCTCCGCGGCGACCGTCACCCGGCTGGGCGGCAAGGTGCTCATCCCGCCGTTTGACTCGCCCTACGGCCGCATCAGCATCGTGGCCGACCCCGGCGGCGCGAGCTTCGGCATCATCAAGCTGTCCTAG
- the larC gene encoding nickel pincer cofactor biosynthesis protein LarC, whose product MRRILYLEPVGGIAGDMFLAAGIDLGVSPDALTQALSGLNVPGWKLAVSRAVRHAISGTHLDVVLDAKEAHPHRAYADIRQLIEAATTLPERAKARALAVFRAIGEAEAKVHGVSIDAIHFHEVGAVDSIVDICGAAVVLELLGDPEVHAAPPPLGSGTIRVAHGQMPIPVPATLELLRDVPVRFEGVGELTTPTGAALLKVLTKIGHPPDFIVERVGYGVGTKDFRDRPNVLRASLGRLEAQATEGLWVVEANLDDATPQLLGHLVERLLEVGAKDAWVAPVVMKKGRPAHLLGALVEGGLRDAVVDTVLRESTSLGVRYHRVERHALERDWVDVETPWGKVRVKRGLRDGRVLNAHPEFDDCVRVAQVAGVPVKQVMAAALAALTP is encoded by the coding sequence ATGCGACGCATCCTCTACCTGGAGCCCGTGGGCGGCATCGCCGGGGACATGTTCCTGGCGGCGGGCATCGACCTGGGCGTGTCCCCGGACGCGCTCACCCAGGCCCTGAGTGGCCTCAATGTGCCCGGCTGGAAGCTGGCCGTGTCGCGCGCGGTGCGCCACGCCATCAGCGGCACGCACCTGGACGTGGTGCTGGACGCGAAGGAAGCGCACCCGCACCGCGCCTACGCGGACATCCGCCAGCTCATCGAAGCGGCCACCACGCTGCCGGAGCGCGCGAAGGCCCGCGCCCTGGCGGTGTTCCGCGCCATCGGGGAGGCCGAGGCCAAGGTGCACGGCGTCTCCATCGACGCCATCCACTTCCACGAAGTGGGCGCGGTGGACTCCATCGTGGACATCTGCGGCGCGGCGGTGGTGCTGGAGCTGCTGGGGGACCCGGAGGTGCACGCCGCGCCGCCACCGCTGGGCAGCGGCACCATCCGCGTGGCGCACGGGCAGATGCCCATCCCCGTGCCCGCGACGCTGGAGCTGCTGCGCGACGTGCCGGTGCGCTTCGAGGGCGTGGGCGAGCTGACGACGCCCACGGGCGCGGCGCTGCTCAAGGTGCTGACGAAGATTGGCCACCCCCCGGACTTCATCGTGGAGAGGGTGGGCTACGGCGTGGGGACGAAGGACTTCCGCGACCGGCCCAACGTGCTGCGCGCGTCGCTGGGCCGCCTGGAGGCACAGGCCACCGAAGGGCTGTGGGTGGTGGAGGCGAACCTGGACGACGCCACACCGCAGCTCCTGGGGCACCTGGTGGAGCGGCTCTTGGAGGTGGGCGCGAAGGACGCGTGGGTGGCCCCGGTGGTGATGAAGAAGGGCCGGCCGGCGCACCTGTTGGGCGCGCTGGTGGAGGGCGGCCTGCGCGACGCGGTGGTGGACACGGTGCTGCGCGAGTCCACGTCGCTGGGCGTGAGATACCACCGGGTGGAGCGCCACGCGCTGGAGCGCGACTGGGTGGACGTGGAGACGCCCTGGGGCAAGGTCCGCGTGAAGCGCGGCCTGCGCGACGGCCGGGTGCTCAACGCGCACCCGGAGTTCGACGACTGCGTCCGCGTGGCCCAGGTCGCCGGCGTGCCCGTGAAGCAGGTGATGGCCGCCGCGCTGGCGGCCCTCACGCCCTGA
- a CDS encoding outer membrane lipoprotein-sorting protein codes for MRRLLAVVVWMCLGGVAAAQPVEPGAVVAPTAEALLDQMDKNLTFEARRARMVMTVEGRRTRTYEMISHGRGEEDSAMEYVAPARDKGTRMLKLGNELWLYLPGADRVQKISGHMLREGMMGSDVSYEDLMAARELRKRYAAKVLGEGTHDNRPCWTLELKAKDPAVTYPRRVSCIDKETFVPLKQDLYALSGMLLKTWTMSDVKTFADGRRFPTRMSVRDHVKQGSVTRVEFKELEFGIDSPQEVFSLRWLERR; via the coding sequence ATGAGACGGCTTCTGGCAGTGGTGGTGTGGATGTGTCTGGGGGGCGTGGCGGCGGCGCAGCCGGTGGAGCCGGGGGCGGTGGTCGCCCCCACGGCGGAGGCGCTGCTCGACCAGATGGACAAGAACCTCACCTTCGAGGCGCGCCGGGCCCGGATGGTGATGACGGTGGAGGGACGGCGCACGCGCACCTACGAGATGATCAGCCATGGCCGCGGAGAGGAGGACTCCGCGATGGAGTACGTGGCGCCCGCGCGCGACAAGGGCACCCGGATGCTGAAACTGGGCAACGAGCTGTGGCTCTACCTGCCCGGCGCGGACCGGGTGCAGAAGATCTCCGGCCACATGCTGCGCGAGGGGATGATGGGCTCGGACGTGTCCTACGAGGACCTGATGGCCGCGCGCGAGCTGCGCAAGCGCTACGCAGCGAAGGTGCTGGGGGAGGGCACCCACGACAATCGCCCGTGCTGGACGCTGGAGCTGAAGGCGAAGGACCCCGCGGTCACCTACCCGCGCCGGGTCAGCTGCATCGACAAGGAGACCTTCGTCCCGCTGAAGCAGGACCTGTACGCGCTGTCCGGGATGCTGCTGAAGACCTGGACCATGTCCGACGTGAAGACCTTCGCCGACGGGCGCCGCTTCCCCACGCGGATGAGCGTGCGGGACCACGTGAAGCAGGGGTCGGTCACCCGGGTCGAGTTCAAGGAGCTGGAGTTCGGCATCGACTCCCCCCAGGAGGTCTTCTCCCTGCGCTGGCTGGAGCGGCGGTAG
- a CDS encoding DUF6311 domain-containing protein has protein sequence MSSNPSAPAAVPASSRRALLVARALAVLGGLGWFLWLGGGPVLPPTNIDWMMREDWAAHIFGWLFFRNADWQLPLGAAPNHFFPYGTSVALTDGNPWAAVLLRPFSALLPADFQYTGPWLGLCYALMGYFGARLVETVSPRAVPVALGGALLALSPVMAARFGHPTLCAHWLLVALLWLNLRDLPDARTATWSLGLAALFNAIASGTHPYWVAMLVPLTLALGVRIVWSRRLGLPRVAAAVAGIIGLDVLLFAVFGYFGGQGLGAEGFGDFSSDLATLVNPMGWSRLLPDLPANPRQAEGFGYLGAGALLLCALAVVSVLPRLREARTLDWRRVLPAVVVVVLMAVYALSSRVTWLGQPVADLGPLYAPLTKATNAFRASGRFIWPLSYLFVVGAVLLVVRLWRQVPGVAVAALAVALAVQAYDVREDKSALFKPVRFQRLQSPEWAALQGPYQHLALFPPHAQWVCRYDEPLVNALAYQAYRLKLTFNSGYASRTPQALEAECHARLPRDGLDASTAYVVLPEHLRPFLDAGARCGRVEGLAVCVVAGNTDAFAQGLARHPLR, from the coding sequence ATGTCGTCGAACCCCAGCGCACCCGCCGCCGTCCCCGCCTCGTCCCGCCGCGCCCTCCTGGTGGCGCGCGCGCTGGCGGTGCTGGGGGGACTGGGCTGGTTCCTGTGGCTGGGAGGCGGGCCGGTGCTGCCGCCCACGAACATCGACTGGATGATGCGCGAGGACTGGGCCGCGCACATCTTCGGCTGGCTCTTCTTCCGCAACGCGGACTGGCAACTGCCGCTGGGCGCGGCGCCCAACCACTTCTTCCCCTACGGCACGTCGGTGGCGCTCACCGACGGAAACCCCTGGGCGGCCGTGCTGCTCAGGCCCTTCAGCGCGCTGCTGCCGGCGGACTTCCAGTACACCGGGCCGTGGCTGGGCCTGTGCTACGCGCTGATGGGGTACTTCGGCGCGAGGCTGGTGGAGACGGTGTCGCCGCGCGCGGTGCCCGTGGCGCTGGGCGGCGCGCTGCTGGCGCTGTCGCCGGTGATGGCGGCGCGCTTCGGCCACCCCACGCTGTGCGCGCACTGGCTGCTGGTGGCCCTGCTGTGGCTCAACCTGCGCGACCTGCCGGACGCGCGCACCGCGACGTGGAGCCTGGGCCTCGCGGCGCTCTTCAACGCCATCGCCTCCGGCACCCATCCGTACTGGGTGGCCATGCTGGTGCCGCTGACGCTGGCGCTGGGCGTGCGCATCGTCTGGAGCCGGAGGCTGGGCCTCCCGCGCGTCGCGGCCGCCGTCGCGGGCATCATCGGGTTGGACGTGCTGCTGTTCGCCGTCTTCGGCTACTTCGGCGGGCAGGGCCTGGGCGCGGAGGGCTTCGGGGACTTCTCCTCGGACCTGGCCACGCTGGTGAACCCGATGGGGTGGTCGCGCCTGCTGCCGGACCTGCCCGCGAACCCCCGGCAGGCCGAGGGCTTCGGCTACCTGGGCGCGGGCGCGCTGCTGCTCTGCGCGCTGGCGGTGGTGAGCGTCCTTCCGCGCCTGCGCGAAGCGCGCACGCTGGACTGGCGCCGGGTGCTGCCCGCGGTGGTCGTGGTGGTGCTGATGGCCGTGTATGCGCTGTCCTCGCGCGTGACGTGGCTGGGCCAGCCGGTGGCGGACCTGGGCCCGCTGTACGCGCCGCTGACGAAGGCGACGAACGCGTTCCGCGCCTCCGGCCGCTTCATCTGGCCGTTGAGCTACCTGTTCGTGGTGGGCGCGGTGCTGCTGGTGGTGCGCCTGTGGCGCCAGGTCCCGGGCGTGGCCGTGGCCGCGCTGGCGGTGGCGCTGGCGGTGCAGGCGTACGACGTCCGCGAGGACAAGAGCGCGCTCTTCAAGCCCGTGCGCTTCCAGCGCCTGCAGTCCCCTGAGTGGGCCGCGCTCCAGGGCCCCTACCAGCACCTGGCCCTCTTCCCGCCGCATGCGCAGTGGGTGTGCCGCTACGACGAGCCGCTGGTGAACGCGCTGGCGTATCAGGCGTACCGGCTGAAGCTCACCTTCAACAGTGGCTACGCGTCACGCACGCCGCAGGCGCTGGAGGCCGAGTGCCACGCGCGGCTGCCCCGCGACGGCCTGGACGCGAGCACCGCGTACGTGGTGCTGCCCGAACACCTGCGGCCGTTCCTGGACGCGGGCGCGAGGTGCGGGAGGGTGGAGGGCCTCGCCGTGTGCGTGGTGGCCGGCAACACGGACGCCTTCGCGCAGGGGCTCGCACGTCACCCCCTCCGCTGA